The Dyadobacter sp. 676 DNA window AAATTGTATTGGCCTGATATTTAACCTCCGCGAATGCCGGGGCTTTCCCATACTTACCCGGCATTCCCTTATATTTAACCAAAAAAATCTCCATGCTGGATATTGTGATCGAAGCCCGGAAAGCGGCTATCAGTGAATCGGTGATGGTGAAACGGATATTGCCGTTCCGCCTCAGACGAATGGTCGGGCCGTTTATTTTTATGGACCACGCGGGGCCGTTGGGCGCGGTCCCCTCGAACCCGTCGTCAATGGACGTGCTTCCTCACCCTCATATCGGTCTCTCTACCGTGAGTTACCTGTTTGACGGCCAGGTTACGCACCGCGACAGTACAGGGGTGGAACAGATTATCAAACCCGGGGAAGTGAACTGGATGACTGCCGGGAGCGGAATTGCACATTCGGAACGATTCGAAGACCCTGCCGCACTCGCGGGTGGACTCGAAATGATTCAGACCTGGGTTGCATTGCCCGAAAAAGACGAGGAAGCAGCCCCGACATTCAGGAACTATACCCGGAGCGAGCTGCCCGTGTTTACCGACAAGGGTGTGTGGATGCGCCTGATCGCCGGGGAAGCCTTTGGATTGTCGAACGGCGTACAAACACTTTCACCGCTTTTTTACCTGCACGTGGTGCTGGAAACCGGCGCGGCGTTCACTGTCCCGGAGGGTTATTCGGAACGGGCCGTTTATATTGTAAAGGGAGCCGTCGAGACGGGTGGCCGTTTTTACCAGCCCGGCCAAATGCTGGTTTTTAACAAAAATGCGGAACCCGTCGTAAAAGCGCTGGAAAATACGACGCTGATGCTGCTGGGCGGCGAATCGCTAGGCGAACGGTTTATCTGGTGGAACTTCGTCTCGTCGCGCAAGGAGCGCATTGAACAGGCAAA harbors:
- a CDS encoding pirin family protein; this translates as MLDIVIEARKAAISESVMVKRILPFRLRRMVGPFIFMDHAGPLGAVPSNPSSMDVLPHPHIGLSTVSYLFDGQVTHRDSTGVEQIIKPGEVNWMTAGSGIAHSERFEDPAALAGGLEMIQTWVALPEKDEEAAPTFRNYTRSELPVFTDKGVWMRLIAGEAFGLSNGVQTLSPLFYLHVVLETGAAFTVPEGYSERAVYIVKGAVETGGRFYQPGQMLVFNKNAEPVVKALENTTLMLLGGESLGERFIWWNFVSSRKERIEQAKEDWKQGRIQLPPADDQEFIPLPEDHSRPAGAPPRPEPLS